The window TCGACCGAAAAAATTACCATGTTCACCAATGTTAAATTGAGTGGTTGGTTTGAACCGGATGAAATGAAGTATCATTCTCAGCAAGTCTGAAAGTAGATTTGGGAAATACGGAAGGGATAATACTACTTTGTTTTGATGATCCTATgagcttttgttttctttctatgCATTCTATTCATCTGCTGTTTTTCTGTGGATGTCACAAATTATTAGATAGCATGTCATCTGATTCCATAAAAAGTGACTTGTTTTTGCTAATTCAGTTGATGTTGAAAACAGCGGTGTCTTACCGTGAAGTGTATAATGCCGATGCTATTTAGAATTAATCAGAACATTCCTCATTCACATGCTAAATTTTCAGGGTGCTCCTgctgaagatgatgatgacatAGACCTCTTTGGTGATGAAACAgaggaggaaaagaaggcaGCAGAGGAGAGGGAAGCAGCTAAGAAGGCATCGtccaaaaagaaagagagtaagCTTTTATTGTCAACTTATCTAATTTACATGAAGTTCTggcaaaataaaaatctaatttaCATGAAGTTctgcaaaataaaaatctaatttaCAAGAAGTGCTTGTCAAAAAGTATGTGTTAGataaaaatgctttttttttctgCTTATAGTTTAGCATGTCTTCCACAAATCATCTTTAGGATTGCATCATCACATTGTTGAGTATAGTTGCAACTTTTGCCCATCTTAACCGCAGCCACTCCTTTTGGCTTAAAACAGATTGCCTGCCAAGACTAATTAGTGTTGCTTATGTCTATTCATTTaatcttttttcctttaatcACTGTAGGTGGAAAATCTTCTGTCCTTATGGATGTGAAGCCTTGGGACGATGAGACTGACATGAAGAAGCTGGAAGAGGCTGTTCGTAGTGTTGAGATGCCTGGTCTCCTGTGGGGTGCATGTACGGTTTAGTtgtttatcaatataatttcttgtttcCTCTTACATGGGTCCAGGGTTTAACCTGATGAAATACATTTTGCGGTTGTATAATCTCCGGCATTCCCCGTTGTAAAAAAAATCCTTGTTTTTCTCAATAAAAGTGTGCACTTAACAGTTCTCATACAATTTTCTAACCTGAATGCCATTTCATTGTATTTGTTACAGCAAAATTGGTTCCGGTCGGCTATGGGATAAAGAAGCTGCACATCATGCTTACAATTGTGGATGACCTTGTATCTGTGGATGACCTAATTGAGGAGCGTCTTACGGTGGAACCCTGCAATGAATTTATCCAAAGCTGTGACATTGTTGCCTtcaacaaaatctaaaatcctTCTTACCGGACTGCAGCGGTACCCATGTCCGTCggctatttattttttggtcatTTGTTATTCTCTTTTACTGTTTGCTTTTTGCCTTGTGCTTTGGTTGTGGTTTTGTTCTCTAGAATTGTGAGAGATGAAAAGATGAAACATTTGATTCTCCTTGGTCATCCTCTCTACCGAACAATATTCTAATAGAATCCTTTGTTCGCATACGAATATTGGGTTGAGCTAGAATCCGTATgtttattagaaaaaaagaaaagcctcTCGAGGAAGAAAAAATACTGACATAAAAATACTGAAGGGTTATACTCGTTTGGTTCTCTTGTATGCGCTGCGCTGTGCAGGATCAAggttttctataattttctaATGCGAATGCTGTCTGTTGATATAAAACAATATAGATAATATGTGCCCTCAGTGTCTATAGGCAGGATTTAGTATTTTGTGTATagattatgtttatattttcccgaattgtaaaaaattagtcaaaataTTGAAGCATGGGTGAGTTTGGTTgccaaattcatctcaactcatcattacaattttttcaaatttcaatataaaatataataaacaattcaactttttcaaatctcaaaataataataatattaaaaaataatattttaataatattttatcatctcaactcaactcaactcatttcaacatctaaacataccCGTAAAATCTCTCTCTTCGTTCCTCCTGTCTGCCAGTTCCTTGCCGTATACTCCAACCCAAACATGTTTAGTAAGGCATTGAAGTAGATGAACAAGAAAATTCATGAACGATTTTGGCACGCAAACATTtaggccttatttgtttttaaaggtGAGATCAGTTGagtttaaagttaaaagttgaataaaatattattaaaatataatttttttaacttgtgtgagaatttacaaaaattataattattaagtgaaacgagatgagttgtgaaaaaaaacaaacgaatGGAATTTGATTGctagattttatttaaactttttttattttcaataaagaaTGCATTCAAATCAAACTAGAAATACAATAGGACTGTCCTATGCAAAAACGTCTCGAAGAAAAGGTGGACAATGAACTATAATGCTTGGTTCGTTTTCCTTTATTAAAGAAGGGAACCACCAAAAAAGCGGTTTGCTTTGATAGAATCTATCATGTGGAAGCCATAGCCTATAGAAAGATACTTGTGGTTTGAAGTCTTGGACCCATTGCAACCCATGTAACTCACGTGCTGTGCAGGTGATGTGTGAGACTCTTCGCTAGTCGAATGAATGATGGCAATTCTCGACTCATCTTTCATCTTTTGTAAATGTTGTGATATGGCACATGATAAGATCGAAGTCAGTATCATGGTTATATTGCCGAGTGACTCGAGCCATTTACatcctatttctttttttacagtCTATTTATAAATTGTGATAGTGAGATGATGGTTTATTTTGGGATCAACAATCCCCTCCAGTTTTTGTTCGAATTAGAGGGTCTCAAGTGGGATCAAGATAGACACATGAAGTGAGAGCTTACATTATTTATTGCTcattcctttatttatttatttatttattttctatttaatttggATTTATGATCTAGAATAGATACAAGTTATTTCAGGAAGATCCTCTAGATTTTCTACGATAAATTATTAggcaaaattaattaattctaatcatattttattagatCAACATTTTATTACTTTAAAACGTGCTTTCAAATTTAAGTCCTTTAAAATACTATGAATTCTTAAATCATATGTTTGCATTGAAAATTATGAATTCACCAAAAGCTTCCCTTCGCACGTAAACCAGATATCGATAGGCATGCCGTGTCcatgaatttatattaattgtCAAAGAaagtcaaatgaaaaaaaaaaaatgttatcttggcttcatttaaaaaagaataatgccAAACCCCCTATAGTTCATACAAATAATATGATTCTCTATGATATCATGTCTCGTTTgcttttaaaactaaaattcaaaattttgaaaatctcttatttcatcattataactttttcaaatttctatataaaataaaataaacaattcaattttttcaaatctaaaaataaaaataatattaaaaaatatattataataatattttattcaactttttaactttaatcttaattatctcatctctgaaaacaaacgaggtgaGACAATGCTAGATATAATATTGCTTAAAAGGATGGAAGtcctaaaatttcatatatatatatatatatatatatatatatatatcttcaccaataatattatatcacagCTCTAGATATAACATTGATATTCTTGCTTCAAAGAAGatatatgttgtttttttaagtgaaaattaaattaatcctGAATGTCATTCTTATTTAAGCTATATTTACCTTTCACAACCATTGCTTAGttgtttttttactttgatGTATTAAACTACTCACTAATTagttttaagtaaaaaattatattatttttatcttttgtggacgttactaatttttaaaatgaatttctcCCAACTAGGTAAATGTGCCTACTActaaaatgtgtatatatatataatatgagtaatgctGGAGAGAAACCACTATAATAATGCACATTTTGCACTCACTgtgtggctgcttctagttgattgtttccaaTACTCTTAtttggagagatgtgtggtctaaatgatgccacatcatgtgtgcaaaatggatgctctcaatagtgacttctatatatatttatgcatataatatatataaccatGCAATACATAACTTGTTTTTTATAGATAcgacttttattttattttgagatcttGTAATTGTGGGACGTATTTATCATAGAAAATTCTGTAACATTATGAAAACATTGTACATCCTATAGCAAAGAATTAATTTATGACATCAAATATTGAAAAGTTATTTATCctattttagttattttccaatcacaTAGTGCCACATAAGGAATAAGATAGAGTTTAGAGGAAACTTTCCTTCCAtccatttaaaaattgatatgtcATTTTAGTTATATGTGAAACACATTTCTTTAATGAAGTGACAGATGACGAGTTTTTAATTTagacatttaaaaattatgtgcaTGTAGATGCTCATAGACACTTGTCATTTTAATAGATGGTTTGGAGGAAGTTTCCTCCGACTCAATTTTGGAGAAAAAACTTcagatgaaaatataaaattttcattgaaAGTTTAACTTTGTTTCAAATTCTACAAATTTCACTCatgttttaaaaaagttgagcATTTCAAATGGCTTATTAAGAACTCGTTTGTCTTTacagatgagttaagataaaagttagaaattaaataaaatattattaaaatatattttttaatattatttttattaaaaaattaaattatttattttattttatatacaaattttaaaaaaaattataattattaaatgaattgaaattagatgaattaagatgtttttgaaaataaatgaggagTAAGTCAAAGTAAACGATTGATAAATTTGAATTGATCAATCCTTATCTCATGCTACCTACGCTTAATACTTTGTGAGACTTTCATTGTCAGATTAATTTTAAGGTAAAACAAAGAGCTACATTGgaattatattttcctttaattttttttgaaaaattttatttataattttaagtgaATAACTGCgtgtataattttattaataaacgatgataaaaaaatattatttttaaaaaaatattattataattttaattattttttaaatataactatatagaCTTATATGAGCAGtcaccaaataaaaattatatataaactaactcGTTTTTTTGGTCGTTAGTGATAGTATATTCGGGATtgacataaattatttaaattttaagcaaatatttagttaatttaaaatttaaaaaaaaaatggtttagaaaataagagaatactACCTCTCATTATTTAATCCCATAAAATTAGAAAGCTATCAAATACtacctgtttttttttcttttatatatatatattttttgttctatccAGTCGTCCAATCTAATTTGGAGGAAAATTCTGtcctgtttaataattaatccaaATAAAATAGACCATATGGCAACTCATATTACAAAGTGATGTGCTATAATTTAATACTTTAattctataagaaaaaaaaggaatataCAATACATTCAGACTATAGATGACATCTTTAGAGGATATTTGGAGATATTCACAGCTGGATATTGCCTATTTACAGGAGATATTCAACTATATTAACAAAATTCAAATTCCtccatgaaaataataaaattaaaagtattcaTCCAACTTCATTATTTATAtgctaaaaaaattcattatttatttatttatttattcatcttttactatttatttattaatgtttcagatttttttttaatttgtcgGTAAGTTCTAGAAATCTACATTTAACGAGGTAcagaattatttaataatgtttttgtttttgttttattgatgGGAGTAAGAATTGAATGTCCCACGCTCCACAGATTATCTTTCCAACCACTAAACTATGTAAAATGCACCCATCTTTCGCAGAAAGAGACAGCCCGGAGTAGGTCTCCTcctcttatttttctcttgtaGCTGTAATCTTACATAATTGGGATTTATAAAGAATCCCACCTGGAACTGAGTTCTTTTCATCTCCTTTTCTCGTTCGTTCTCCGGTTTGTGCCCTTTTCATCTCTTCGCTCTgtagaaaattgtgtttttttttttttttccttcccggAATTTATTGCGGTTATTTCGTTTGATGGTTGATAATTGTGACTTTGCTCTTTTATTTGTGGATTTGTGTCTTCGGTCTGGTTTATTATAGCAATTGTTTGGCATCGTTACTGGTTTTGTTTTGTCAGATTTACTTTTTTACAGTGTCTCTGAGTATTTTCTGGCggatttgaaat is drawn from Juglans regia cultivar Chandler chromosome 5, Walnut 2.0, whole genome shotgun sequence and contains these coding sequences:
- the LOC109001068 gene encoding elongation factor 1-beta 2; the protein is MAITFSDLHTESGLKSLDEFLSGKSYISGDGLTRDDIKVYAAVLEKPGDSFPNASQWYDAVSAQLAASFPGEAVGVRVSGKASSVEAAPAEEAKGAPAEDDDDIDLFGDETEEEKKAAEEREAAKKASSKKKESGKSSVLMDVKPWDDETDMKKLEEAVRSVEMPGLLWGASKLVPVGYGIKKLHIMLTIVDDLVSVDDLIEERLTVEPCNEFIQSCDIVAFNKI